A DNA window from Vigna unguiculata cultivar IT97K-499-35 chromosome 10, ASM411807v1, whole genome shotgun sequence contains the following coding sequences:
- the LOC114165502 gene encoding zinc finger protein ZAT4-like, with translation MALILDQQSNFKHFCKICKKGFGCGRALGGHMRAHGIGDEGGQMDDDDQASDWEDRLGGNVPPSNKRMYALRTNPNRLKSCRVCENCGKEFLSWKSFLEHGKCTSEDADSFVSSPGSDADDGGIGGGDRRGCGWSKRKRSLRTKVGSFNYNCPSSEEEDLANCLIMLSNGTVDPLAAEPEESCASASKEEEQRRNPMNFIAPLSYKVNNNNNNNIHNMNNLVDNKAKGIAKGLFECKACKKVFNSHQALGGHRASHKKVKGCFAARLDNLDDNLMTEDDVITHEELFPTKSNSTLQFEHGSNPTLPSSSKRKSKVHECSICHRSFSSGQALGGHKRCHWITSNAPDTSTLTRFQQFHDHLDQIPKFDTSSEPLDLKLDLNLPAPSNDLARRNVSTEIYLQPWVTSKDVKDDNNSQCQSLHHNNNVVNVDIDNNTNNNEDEKNTNNPMQNVDNETDNKIKLAKLSELKDMNIGGSSSPWLQVGIGSAATDVTNDNT, from the coding sequence aTGGCTTTGATATTGGATCAACAATCAAACTTCAAGCACTTTTGTAAGATTTGCAAGAAAGGTTTTGGCTGTGGAAGAGCTTTGGGAGGACACATGAGGGCTCATGGCATAGGAGATGAAGGTGGTCAAATGGATGACGATGATCAGGCTAGTGATTGGGAAGATAGGTTGGGAGGGAATGTGCCACCGAGCAACAAACGCATGTATGCTTTGAGAACAAACCCTAATAGGCTAAAGAGTTGTAGGGTATGCGAGAATTGTGGCAAGGAGTTTTTGTCGTGGAAATCTTTCCTTGAACACGGAAAATGCACCTCCGAGGATGCCGACTCCTTTGTGTCTTCTCCGGGCTCCGACGCCGATGACGGTGGCATCGGCGGCGGTGATCGGAGAGGATGCGGGTGGTCGAAGAGAAAACGGTCCTTGAGAACTAAGGTTGGTAGCTTCAATTACAATTGCCCATCAAGCGAGGAAGAAGACCTAGCGAATTGTTTAATAATGTTGTCGAATGGCACTGTAGATCCTCTTGCGGCCGAGCCCGAAGAATCGTGTGCATCCGCTAGCAAGGAGGAAGAACAACGGAGAAATCCCATGAATTTCATTGCACCATTGTCGTACAAAgttaacaacaataataataataatattcacaACATGAACAACCTGGTTGACAACAAGGCGAAAGGGATTGCCAAGGGTTTGTTCGAATGCAAAGCATGCAAGAAGGTTTTCAATTCACATCAAGCATTGGGTGGCCATAGAGCAAGCCACAAAAAGGTTAAGGGTTGTTTTGCTGCGAGACTAGACAACCTTGACGACAACCTCATGACCGAGGATGATGTAATCACACACGAAGAACTGTTCCCAACAAAATCAAACTCCACCCTCCAATTCGAGCATGGGTCCAACCCCACGTTGCCCTCTTCCTCCAAGAGAAAATCCAAAGTTCATGAATGTTCAATTTGCCATAGGAGTTTCTCTTCAGGACAAGCTCTTGGGGGACACAAAAGGTGTCATTGGATCACATCGAACGCACCCGACACATCCACGTTAACGAGATTTCAACAATTTCACGACCACTTGGATCAAATACCCAAGTTCGACACCTCTTCTGAGCCTCTTGATCTCAAGTTAGACCTTAACCTTCCTGCACCTTCCAATGACCTTGCAAGAAGGAACGTTTCTACAGAAATTTATTTGCAGCCTTGGGTTACATCGAAGGATGTTAAAGATGATAACAATAGCCAGTGTCAAAGTCTCCATCACAATAACAACGTTGTTAATGTTGATATTGacaacaacaccaacaacaaCGAGGACGAGAAAAACACAAATAACCCAATGCAAAATGTGGATAACGAGACTGATAATAAGATCAAGTTGGCCAAACTAAGTGAGCTAAAAGACATGAACATTGGAGGCAGTTCTTCACCATGGTTGCAGGTGGGAATCGGTTCAGCTGCTACTGACGTCACAAATGATAACACctga
- the LOC114165109 gene encoding protein kinase and PP2C-like domain-containing protein isoform X1, with translation MGIEIVEPNTCIRGCCTSPSIPLHLPPASYTLLSPIARGAESVVYEGTLDGTRVAVKKPILSTSEDINKFHKELQLLCKLDHPGIATLIAAHAKPPNYMFFFKLYESRNLAQKFHVEEWIPTLNDALMMAIQLAKALQYLHNLGIVHRDVKPANILLDKSLCPHLTDFGLAEYKNDLKGVSVQNWKSSGKPTGGFHKKNMVGTLIYMAPEILRKELHTEKSDVYSFRISINELLTGVVPYIDLRTEAQAHTVLEMNYTEQQLTAAVVSYGLRPVLATEDLGIPSRLLSMINNCWDGNPNNRPTFDEIVKELDLMMEHCKLKKAEDIYVRPVNLHVDQPVDKTEHLQAYQESFSWSTRGELLTASSANNSGLITRCELYDKASVYHPILSWGSYATCGRRETMEDTHFILPRICDEKDVYAFGIFDGHRGAAAAEFSSRAVPAVLQTSGFMGSPANALVEAFIRTDAAFRKELDSYRKSNRCIQKDWHPGCTAIVALIVRNKLFVANVGDCRAIICRAGNPISLSKDHVASCPQERKHVIRQGGHVHWQVDTWRVGLPTLQVTRSIGDDDLKPAVTAEPEITENTLCPDDEFLVMASDGLWDVISSTEVINIIKDTVKEPGMCSKRLATEAVERGSKDNITVIVIFLRPVSTAERIY, from the exons ATGGGAATAGAGATTGTGGAGCCTAACACATGCATCAGGGGTTGCTGCACCAGCCCCTCTATTCCCCTTCATCTCCCTCCAGCTTCTTATACTCTCCTCTCTCCTATTGCTCGAG GGGCTGAGAGTGTTGTTTATGAAGGGACTTTGGATGGCACGAGGGTTGCTGTGAAGAAACCCATCTTGTCAACTTCAGAAGACATTAATAAGTTTCATAAAGAATTGCAATTGCTGTG cAAGTTAGATCACCCGGGAATAGCGACATTGATTGCGGCGCATGCAAAACCGCCCAATTACATGTTTTTCTTCAAGTTATATGAATCTCGGAATCTTGCACAGAAGTTTCATGTAGAAGAGTGGATACCAACTCTCAATGATGCACTTATGATGGCAATACAATTAG CCAAGGCTTTGCAATATCTGCATAACCTCGGGATTGTGCATAGAGATGTGAAACCAGCAAATATTCTC CTTGACAAAAGTCTTTGTCCACACCTCACAGATTTTGGTTTGGCAGAATACAAGAATGATCTTAAGGGAGTTTCTGTTCAGAATTGGAAGTCTTCTGGAAAGCCTACTGGTGGTTTCCACAAAAAGAATATGGTTGGAACACTCATTTACATGGCACCTGAAATATTAAGAAAGGAGTTACATACAGAAAAATCTGATGTATACAGTTTCAGGATATCAATCAA CGAACTCCTTACTGGTGTTGTGCCGTATATAGATCTTCGTAcagaagctcaa GCTCACACAGTGCTTGAGATGAACTATACAGAGCAGCAACTAACAGCAGCTGTTGTTTCTTATGGATTACGGCCCGTACTTGCTACTGAGGACTTGGGTATACCGTCCAGATTATTATCAATGATTAACAACTGCTGGGATGGAAATCCTAATAACAGACCCACTTTTGATGAAATAGTCAAGGAACTTGATTTGATGATGGAGCACTGCAAATTAAAGAAGGCAGAAGATATTTATGTCAGACCTGTTAACTTGCATGTTGATCAACCTGTGGACAAGACTGAACACCTTCAGGCTTATCAAGAGAGTTTTAGTTGGTCCACTCGTGGTGAACTTTTGACTGCCTCTAGTGCAAATAATTCTGGTTTGATAACTAGGTGTGAGTTATATGACAAGGCTTCTGTATACCACCCAATACTGTCTTGGGGATCTTATGCTACCTGTGGGAGAAGGGAGACTATGGAGGATACACATTTCATTCTGCCCCGTATTTGTGATGAGAAGGATGTCTATGCTTTTGGCATCTTTGATGGCCATAGGG GTGCAGCTGCTGCTGAGTTTTCTTCTAGAGCTGTACCAGCTGTTTTGCAGACTTCAGGTTTTATGGGCAG TCCTGCTAATGCACTAGTGGAAGCATTCATTAGGACAGATGCTGCCTTCAGAAAAGAGCTTGATTCTTATCGCAAATCCAACAGATGTATCCAAAAGGACTGGCATCCTGGGTGTACAGCCATTGTTGCTCTTATAGTCAGAAACAAGCTATTTGTTGCTAACGTTGGTGATTGCAGGGCAATCATATGTCGTGCTGGTAATCCAATTTCCTTAAGTAAG GATCACGTTGCAAGCTGTCCTCAAGAGAGAAAACATGTTATTCGTCAAGGGGGGCATGTACATTGGCAAGTTGACACTTGGAGGGTTGGTCTTCCTACACTTCAG GTTACACGTTCTATTGGCGATGATGATCTGAAGCCTGCTGTCACTGCAGAACCTGAGATAACTGAAAATACCTTGTGCCCAGATGATGAGTTTCTG GTCATGGCTAGTGATGGCCTGTGGGATGTGATAAGCAGTACAGAGGTcataaatatcataaaagatACTGTTAAAGAGCCTGGAATGTGTTCTAAGAGGTTGGCTACTGAAGCAGTGGAACGTGGCAGCAAAGATAACATAACAGTTATCGTTATTTTCTTACGTCCTGTGTCCACAGCAGAGAGAATTTATTAG
- the LOC114165109 gene encoding protein kinase and PP2C-like domain-containing protein isoform X2 has product MFKLDHPGIATLIAAHAKPPNYMFFFKLYESRNLAQKFHVEEWIPTLNDALMMAIQLAKALQYLHNLGIVHRDVKPANILLDKSLCPHLTDFGLAEYKNDLKGVSVQNWKSSGKPTGGFHKKNMVGTLIYMAPEILRKELHTEKSDVYSFRISINELLTGVVPYIDLRTEAQAHTVLEMNYTEQQLTAAVVSYGLRPVLATEDLGIPSRLLSMINNCWDGNPNNRPTFDEIVKELDLMMEHCKLKKAEDIYVRPVNLHVDQPVDKTEHLQAYQESFSWSTRGELLTASSANNSGLITRCELYDKASVYHPILSWGSYATCGRRETMEDTHFILPRICDEKDVYAFGIFDGHRGAAAAEFSSRAVPAVLQTSGFMGSPANALVEAFIRTDAAFRKELDSYRKSNRCIQKDWHPGCTAIVALIVRNKLFVANVGDCRAIICRAGNPISLSKDHVASCPQERKHVIRQGGHVHWQVDTWRVGLPTLQVTRSIGDDDLKPAVTAEPEITENTLCPDDEFLVMASDGLWDVISSTEVINIIKDTVKEPGMCSKRLATEAVERGSKDNITVIVIFLRPVSTAERIY; this is encoded by the exons ATGTT cAAGTTAGATCACCCGGGAATAGCGACATTGATTGCGGCGCATGCAAAACCGCCCAATTACATGTTTTTCTTCAAGTTATATGAATCTCGGAATCTTGCACAGAAGTTTCATGTAGAAGAGTGGATACCAACTCTCAATGATGCACTTATGATGGCAATACAATTAG CCAAGGCTTTGCAATATCTGCATAACCTCGGGATTGTGCATAGAGATGTGAAACCAGCAAATATTCTC CTTGACAAAAGTCTTTGTCCACACCTCACAGATTTTGGTTTGGCAGAATACAAGAATGATCTTAAGGGAGTTTCTGTTCAGAATTGGAAGTCTTCTGGAAAGCCTACTGGTGGTTTCCACAAAAAGAATATGGTTGGAACACTCATTTACATGGCACCTGAAATATTAAGAAAGGAGTTACATACAGAAAAATCTGATGTATACAGTTTCAGGATATCAATCAA CGAACTCCTTACTGGTGTTGTGCCGTATATAGATCTTCGTAcagaagctcaa GCTCACACAGTGCTTGAGATGAACTATACAGAGCAGCAACTAACAGCAGCTGTTGTTTCTTATGGATTACGGCCCGTACTTGCTACTGAGGACTTGGGTATACCGTCCAGATTATTATCAATGATTAACAACTGCTGGGATGGAAATCCTAATAACAGACCCACTTTTGATGAAATAGTCAAGGAACTTGATTTGATGATGGAGCACTGCAAATTAAAGAAGGCAGAAGATATTTATGTCAGACCTGTTAACTTGCATGTTGATCAACCTGTGGACAAGACTGAACACCTTCAGGCTTATCAAGAGAGTTTTAGTTGGTCCACTCGTGGTGAACTTTTGACTGCCTCTAGTGCAAATAATTCTGGTTTGATAACTAGGTGTGAGTTATATGACAAGGCTTCTGTATACCACCCAATACTGTCTTGGGGATCTTATGCTACCTGTGGGAGAAGGGAGACTATGGAGGATACACATTTCATTCTGCCCCGTATTTGTGATGAGAAGGATGTCTATGCTTTTGGCATCTTTGATGGCCATAGGG GTGCAGCTGCTGCTGAGTTTTCTTCTAGAGCTGTACCAGCTGTTTTGCAGACTTCAGGTTTTATGGGCAG TCCTGCTAATGCACTAGTGGAAGCATTCATTAGGACAGATGCTGCCTTCAGAAAAGAGCTTGATTCTTATCGCAAATCCAACAGATGTATCCAAAAGGACTGGCATCCTGGGTGTACAGCCATTGTTGCTCTTATAGTCAGAAACAAGCTATTTGTTGCTAACGTTGGTGATTGCAGGGCAATCATATGTCGTGCTGGTAATCCAATTTCCTTAAGTAAG GATCACGTTGCAAGCTGTCCTCAAGAGAGAAAACATGTTATTCGTCAAGGGGGGCATGTACATTGGCAAGTTGACACTTGGAGGGTTGGTCTTCCTACACTTCAG GTTACACGTTCTATTGGCGATGATGATCTGAAGCCTGCTGTCACTGCAGAACCTGAGATAACTGAAAATACCTTGTGCCCAGATGATGAGTTTCTG GTCATGGCTAGTGATGGCCTGTGGGATGTGATAAGCAGTACAGAGGTcataaatatcataaaagatACTGTTAAAGAGCCTGGAATGTGTTCTAAGAGGTTGGCTACTGAAGCAGTGGAACGTGGCAGCAAAGATAACATAACAGTTATCGTTATTTTCTTACGTCCTGTGTCCACAGCAGAGAGAATTTATTAG